GAGGACGGGCCCGGGTCGAAGGACCGGCCGTGTCTGGTGATCTCGGTACGGGGGCGGGGCCGGGGGCGCACGGCGCTGGTCGCGAAGATCACCAGCAAGCATCACGAGGAGCGGCCCGGGGTGATCGCGCTGCCCGCGGGGACGGTCGGGGACCGGCAGGGGCGGCAGAGCTTCCTGGAGACGGACGAGCTGCGCGAGGTCCGGATCGCCGGGTTCCGGCGGCGGGTGGGGGCGGTGGACCCGGAGCTGTGGGAGCGGGTGCGCGGGCTGGGGGCGGGGTGAGGGGCGGGGCCCTTGCGGGGCGCTGCCCCGGGCCCCGCTCCTCGATCGTCGGAGGGGCTTGAGAGACGTCCTCAAGCGCCGGACGGGCGGAGGTGGCCCGGACCGGACCGGTGGAGGGAGTGTCCTCGACCGCCGGACGGGCCGGATCGGCCCGGGGCGGGGTGCGGGGTCACGCCCAGAGCTGGCCGTGCAGCGTTTCGATCGCCGCTTCCGTCGTCTCCGCCGTGTAGACGCCCGTGGACAGGTACTTCCAGCCGCCGTCCGCGACGACGAAGACGATGTCGGCGCTCTCCCCCGCCTTGACCGCCTTGTTGCCCACGCCGATCGCCGCGTGGA
The nucleotide sequence above comes from Streptomyces sp. NBC_01116. Encoded proteins:
- a CDS encoding type II toxin-antitoxin system PemK/MazF family toxin, whose product is MNTFWWVALVAVVLLALVAAVVDGRGRSDRGPRSRRPRQPVGSTRPPSRPSRPSGPEGRGDGRAPRAGEVWWADVPYEDGPGSKDRPCLVISVRGRGRGRTALVAKITSKHHEERPGVIALPAGTVGDRQGRQSFLETDELREVRIAGFRRRVGAVDPELWERVRGLGAG